In a genomic window of Taylorella equigenitalis ATCC 35865:
- the queD gene encoding 6-carboxytetrahydropterin synthase QueD, with the protein MKVVKTFNFDIAHLLDGHDGKCKNLHGHTYRLEVEVAGPVIEDGPKKGMVIDFADLKSVVDDLIIARMDHAFLYDSTNERETAIAQLLEGWNMKTYPFKHRTTAENISRHILDLLRERLEGVNRVRLWETPSSYSECTFDDEI; encoded by the coding sequence ATGAAAGTAGTAAAAACGTTTAACTTCGACATTGCCCACCTGCTTGATGGTCATGACGGTAAGTGCAAAAATTTGCACGGGCATACATATAGACTTGAAGTTGAGGTTGCTGGACCAGTTATTGAAGATGGTCCGAAAAAGGGTATGGTTATTGATTTTGCGGACCTAAAGAGTGTGGTCGATGACTTAATTATTGCCCGTATGGACCATGCTTTTTTGTACGATTCTACTAATGAAAGAGAGACTGCAATAGCTCAATTACTAGAGGGCTGGAACATGAAAACTTATCCATTCAAACATAGAACAACTGCCGAAAATATTTCTCGTCATATTTTAGATTTGCTAAGAGAACGCCTTGAAGGCGTTAATCGAGTTCGTTTGTGGGAGACACCTTCTTCTTATAGTGAATGCACTTTCGATGACGAAATTTGA
- a CDS encoding asparaginase encodes MSIISSTVAIGTLGGTITMTKSTDSGGIKSTLSAEDLISSVPGLQDMSLEIWQKTIANVASGSLDFDTVFASLAWAKQQVEHGAQGVVLVQGTDTLEETSYLLDLYWPYAAPLVLTGAMRHPELAGADGAANLLAAIKVAVDIKSRGHGVFVVMNDEVHQARYVAKTHANAVDAFESPQTGPVGVVTENSLHIRRSPNERMLFPVPEDYDARVLLLESTLDESGEIYDWIPKSSYKGLVIAGFGSGHVPGSIASKIEKIINDMPVLVCSRTGRGTTTYKTYAYEGSEIDLQQKGALMGGFLSPRKARLLLSAMIWSKMDRSKICEHLRNYNKDSV; translated from the coding sequence ATGTCTATTATTTCTTCTACTGTTGCAATAGGTACTCTTGGCGGTACTATTACTATGACAAAATCCACCGATTCAGGTGGTATTAAATCTACATTATCAGCGGAAGATTTGATTTCTTCTGTACCTGGTTTGCAGGACATGTCACTAGAGATTTGGCAAAAAACAATTGCTAACGTTGCCAGTGGGTCGCTGGATTTTGATACGGTCTTCGCATCCCTTGCTTGGGCAAAGCAACAAGTGGAACACGGTGCTCAGGGTGTTGTTTTAGTTCAGGGTACAGATACTCTGGAGGAAACTTCATATCTTTTAGATTTGTACTGGCCGTATGCAGCACCGCTTGTACTCACAGGTGCTATGAGACATCCAGAATTAGCTGGTGCAGACGGGGCCGCAAATTTACTCGCTGCCATTAAAGTTGCAGTCGACATTAAATCTCGAGGGCATGGGGTATTTGTAGTTATGAACGATGAAGTACATCAAGCCCGTTACGTAGCAAAAACTCACGCCAATGCTGTAGATGCTTTTGAATCCCCTCAGACAGGACCTGTTGGAGTGGTTACTGAAAACAGTCTTCATATAAGAAGATCGCCAAATGAACGTATGCTTTTCCCTGTTCCTGAGGATTACGATGCACGTGTTCTTCTATTAGAGTCTACTTTAGATGAATCTGGTGAAATTTATGATTGGATACCGAAGTCATCTTATAAAGGTCTTGTGATTGCTGGATTTGGAAGTGGACATGTTCCAGGTAGCATTGCCAGCAAAATAGAAAAGATAATTAACGATATGCCTGTGTTGGTCTGCTCCAGGACTGGGCGTGGGACTACAACTTACAAAACATATGCGTATGAAGGTAGTGAAATCGATCTTCAACAAAAAGGTGCCTTGATGGGTGGCTTTTTATCTCCTCGTAAAGCTAGGCTTCTTTTGAGTGCGATGATTTGGTCGAAGATGGATAGAAGTAAAATTTGCGAGCATTTGCGTAATTACAATAAGGACTCTGTCTAA
- a CDS encoding 7-carboxy-7-deazaguanine synthase QueE — MPATFVRLGRCNLACGWCDTNYNSFGLKSLSEILQIVEDLGQSNIILTGGEPSVHPNVELLIEAFKSRGYYLCIETNGISDVPEGIDYIAISPKYCYKERYEKVGLRYADEIRIVVDFNETNREDFLNWLQDINEKFNSKKYYLSPLEHDGSMNIQQTIKIIGELNGLKIGPRWELSLQTHKLAGIE; from the coding sequence ATGCCTGCTACATTTGTGAGGCTTGGGCGTTGTAATCTTGCTTGTGGATGGTGTGATACAAACTACAATTCGTTTGGTTTAAAGTCTCTTTCGGAAATTCTGCAGATTGTTGAAGATTTGGGTCAGTCAAATATTATTTTGACGGGTGGAGAGCCTTCAGTGCATCCAAATGTTGAGCTTTTAATCGAGGCGTTTAAGAGTCGTGGGTACTATTTGTGCATTGAAACTAACGGTATTAGTGATGTGCCAGAGGGTATAGATTATATTGCCATAAGCCCAAAGTATTGCTATAAGGAGCGTTACGAAAAGGTTGGTTTGAGGTATGCAGACGAAATCAGAATTGTTGTTGATTTTAATGAGACAAACCGAGAAGATTTTTTGAATTGGCTACAAGATATAAATGAGAAATTTAATTCAAAAAAATATTATTTATCCCCATTGGAACATGATGGTAGCATGAACATTCAACAGACTATAAAAATTATTGGGGAATTGAATGGTTTAAAAATTGGACCTAGGTGGGAGTTAAGCCTGCAAACTCATAAGCTTGCAGGCATAGAGTAG
- the queC gene encoding 7-cyano-7-deazaguanine synthase QueC has protein sequence MSEKALVVFSGGQDSTTCLLQAIENFGVGNVKAITFIYGQRHEIELKKAREIAIDLGIEQTILDLSVMKSITTNALMQKGAEIKTDESGLPNTFVDGRNALFLLYSCIYAKSQGIKNIVIGVCETDFSGYPDCRDIFVKSMNVSMNLAMDYDFVVHTPLMWLTKAQTWELADKLGRLDYVRTRTHTCYEGVEGGCGNCPSCVLRNRGLEEYLNSKNESSKNV, from the coding sequence ATGAGCGAAAAAGCTTTAGTTGTTTTTTCTGGCGGTCAGGATTCTACTACCTGTCTGCTTCAAGCTATTGAAAATTTTGGTGTTGGCAATGTTAAAGCAATCACTTTTATATATGGTCAACGACATGAGATTGAACTGAAAAAGGCTAGAGAAATTGCGATTGATCTCGGTATTGAGCAGACTATACTTGATCTTAGTGTGATGAAGTCAATCACCACAAATGCACTTATGCAAAAGGGTGCTGAGATTAAGACTGACGAATCAGGTCTACCTAATACATTTGTAGATGGTCGCAATGCATTGTTTCTTTTATATTCCTGTATCTATGCAAAGTCTCAGGGCATAAAAAATATTGTTATCGGTGTGTGTGAAACTGATTTTAGCGGTTATCCAGATTGCCGAGATATTTTTGTGAAATCGATGAATGTGAGTATGAACCTTGCTATGGACTACGATTTTGTTGTTCATACACCGCTTATGTGGCTTACTAAGGCTCAAACATGGGAGTTAGCTGATAAGTTGGGGCGTTTAGATTATGTTAGAACTCGTACGCATACATGTTATGAAGGTGTTGAAGGTGGGTGCGGAAACTGTCCTAGTTGTGTACTTAGAAATCGTGGACTTGAAGAGTATTTAAATTCCAAAAATGAAAGTAGTAAAAACGTTTAA
- the gorA gene encoding glutathione-disulfide reductase: MPTFDYDLFVIGAGSGGVRASRMAASMGARVAVAEDAPLGGTCVNLGCVPKKLYKYASDFSGDFEASRGFGWSIEGISFDWEVLKANRAKEISRLNNIYQNILEKPGVQIIRGRASLVDEHTIEVEGKHYTSKNILIATGGWPGIPEIEGGELSVNSNQIFDLEELPKKIVIVGGGFIACEFSSIFNGLGVQVHLIVRSKMLKNFDAPSMDFLKEEMIKHGVDIQEGVNIKSIDLNDEGSEFKLTVHLDNNVSLQADEVLMAVGRIPNTEGLNLDEVGIETSKSGHIKVNENFQTSVPSIFALGDVVGRLELTPVAIAEAMTLVNHMFGDGTRKMSYQNVPFAVFTNPTFGSVGLTESEAQEKFSDDVEIFESNFKAMKHTLSGKDERTLMRIIVQKSTDKVLGVHMVGEDAPEIIQGFAVALRAGATKADFDSTIGIHPTSAEELVTMRTPKSK, encoded by the coding sequence ATGCCTACATTTGATTATGATTTATTCGTTATAGGTGCAGGTAGTGGCGGTGTTAGAGCCTCTCGCATGGCTGCCAGTATGGGTGCCAGAGTTGCTGTGGCAGAAGATGCACCCTTAGGTGGCACATGCGTAAATTTAGGATGTGTACCAAAAAAACTCTACAAATATGCATCAGATTTCTCAGGTGACTTTGAGGCTTCAAGGGGCTTTGGTTGGAGCATCGAAGGCATCTCATTTGATTGGGAAGTTTTAAAAGCTAATCGAGCAAAAGAAATTTCTCGTCTAAATAATATTTATCAAAACATATTAGAAAAACCAGGCGTTCAAATCATCCGAGGTCGTGCAAGCCTTGTGGATGAGCACACTATAGAAGTTGAAGGAAAACATTACACCTCTAAAAATATACTTATTGCCACAGGTGGATGGCCAGGTATTCCTGAAATAGAGGGAGGAGAGTTATCAGTAAACTCCAATCAGATTTTCGATTTGGAAGAGCTTCCTAAAAAGATTGTTATCGTTGGCGGGGGATTTATTGCCTGCGAATTTAGTTCAATCTTTAATGGGTTGGGAGTACAGGTACATCTTATTGTTCGCTCAAAGATGCTTAAAAACTTTGATGCCCCAAGTATGGATTTCTTGAAAGAAGAGATGATTAAGCATGGAGTGGATATACAAGAAGGCGTTAATATCAAATCCATAGATTTGAACGATGAAGGGTCCGAGTTTAAATTGACAGTGCATCTTGATAATAATGTATCCCTTCAGGCCGATGAAGTTCTTATGGCTGTAGGTCGCATACCAAATACTGAAGGTCTAAATTTAGATGAAGTTGGTATTGAAACATCGAAATCAGGACATATAAAAGTAAATGAAAATTTTCAAACATCTGTGCCTTCAATTTTTGCATTGGGTGATGTGGTAGGTCGATTAGAACTCACTCCAGTCGCTATTGCTGAAGCAATGACTCTAGTTAATCATATGTTTGGAGATGGCACTCGTAAGATGTCTTATCAAAATGTTCCGTTTGCCGTCTTTACAAATCCTACTTTTGGGTCTGTAGGGCTTACTGAAAGCGAAGCTCAGGAAAAATTTTCTGATGATGTTGAGATATTCGAATCTAACTTTAAGGCTATGAAGCACACGCTTTCTGGCAAAGATGAAAGAACCTTAATGCGTATCATCGTACAAAAATCAACGGACAAAGTTTTGGGTGTACATATGGTGGGTGAGGATGCTCCTGAAATTATCCAAGGTTTTGCTGTTGCATTGAGAGCTGGAGCGACAAAGGCGGACTTTGACTCAACTATTGGTATTCACCCAACCTCTGCTGAAGAGCTCGTAACCATGCGTACTCCAAAATCAAAATAG
- a CDS encoding nitroreductase family protein — MSDFYDLQKNRRSIYALGKDIHLSNEEIVSLIQNAIKESPTAFNSQSSRVVILLGVEHDRFWELVKSSIKEVVKPEDYPTSESKINGAFKAGYGTVLFYEDQTVIDFLQQQFPLYKINFPKFSLQSSGMAQYAVWVALAEKNIGASLQHYNELIEQKLISEFGISDKWSLVAQMPFGSIKIDPNPKDYVSDEGRFLILGNNS; from the coding sequence ATGTCTGACTTTTATGATTTACAAAAAAATCGCCGTTCCATATATGCACTTGGAAAAGATATCCACTTATCTAATGAAGAAATCGTATCGTTAATTCAAAATGCAATTAAAGAATCTCCGACTGCGTTTAATTCTCAGTCTAGCAGAGTTGTTATCTTATTAGGTGTGGAGCATGATAGATTTTGGGAGCTTGTTAAATCCTCTATTAAAGAAGTTGTTAAGCCTGAGGATTATCCAACTTCTGAAAGTAAAATTAATGGTGCATTTAAGGCAGGATATGGAACTGTACTGTTTTATGAGGATCAGACCGTTATAGATTTCCTTCAGCAGCAGTTTCCCCTATATAAAATTAACTTTCCTAAGTTTTCATTGCAAAGTAGTGGCATGGCACAATATGCCGTATGGGTGGCATTAGCTGAAAAAAATATTGGGGCTTCATTACAACACTACAACGAATTGATTGAGCAAAAATTAATATCTGAATTTGGAATTTCGGATAAATGGTCCCTTGTGGCTCAGATGCCTTTTGGTAGTATTAAAATAGATCCAAACCCTAAGGATTATGTATCAGATGAGGGACGGTTTTTGATTCTAGGAAACAATAGTTAG